In the Telopea speciosissima isolate NSW1024214 ecotype Mountain lineage chromosome 2, Tspe_v1, whole genome shotgun sequence genome, one interval contains:
- the LOC122652390 gene encoding protein ALTERED PHOSPHATE STARVATION RESPONSE 1-like isoform X1, which translates to MGCVASRIDKEERVQRCKERKRLMKQLVRFREQFAAAQIAYLQTLKNTGITLRQFTESETLELEDTPFGFALPPSPPPLPPSPPPPPPPPPPLSPDLRKVVKAEEEKDVVQEESIEIDEESSCTTPPPPPIPNSSWDFWDPFGPSSSSPVQQKKSEVIQQEEEDWAETKTEFDEEEQVEEVAADIVLNSLPEKPSVAELIDDCSSMVSWYTKDTADMAMVVSRNKKTLAGIMRELDDYFLKSSDGGKEIAVLLDINRGDSLYHNIGESSRKRCNSAKVFSSLSWSWSSRLLQASRDSIELQGPSETCKFGALCITLDKLSAEEQKLYEEVKEEELAKLEYEKKTLLLQKQEAEDQELPRIEKTKLSIECLQSDIMCLQQSISRTCGSILKLRDEELHPQLVELSLGLMHMWRKMYECHQVQNHIAQQMCHLTNHPNADPTTDYHRQATAQLETEVTAWYNSFCDLLGSQREYVRALNRWVQLTDCLKDDQQQSDHPCEVQALCEEWQLALDRLPDKVASEAIKSFVSVIHSIILQQAEERELKKKSDRLERRLHKELNSLCEMELKLDVNFTGNADSTLSLKHPLSVKRSKTEAFKKRVEDEKAKYLNSVQVSQAMTLNNLQTSLPNVFQALTGFSSVCTQAFEAIHSCASSRACHDGAL; encoded by the exons ATGGGTTGTGTTGCTTCGAGGATCGACAAGGAAGAGAGAGTGCAGAGATGCAAGGAGAGGAAGAGGCTGATGAAGCAATTAGTTCGGTTTCGTGAACAATTTGCTGCTGCCCAGATTGCTTATTTGCAAACTCTGAAGAACACAGGCATCACACTTCGGCAATTCACTGAATCAGAAACGTTGGAGCTCGAAGATACCCCATTTGGCTTTGCATTGCCTCCATCCCCTCCTCCTCTGCCTCCTTCACCtccacccccacctccacctccacctcctttAAGCCCTGACTTGAGGAAGGTTGTGAAggcagaggaagaaaaagatgtTGTTCAAGAAGAAAGCATTGAGATTGATGAGGAGAGCAGCTGCACAACGCCGCCACCTCCCCCGATTCCAAACTCATCTTGGGATTTCTGGGACCCTTTtgggccttcttcttcttctccagttCAGCAGAAGAAGAGTGAAGTAATCCAGCAGGAA gaggaggattgGGCAGAGACTAAGAcagaatttgatgaagaagagCAAGTGGAGGAAGTTGCAGCTGATATTGTTCTGAATTCACTTCCAGAGAAGCCTTCAGTGGCGGAGCTCATTGATGATTGTTCTTCAATGGTGAGCTGGTATACTAAGGATACTGCAGATATGGCCATGGTGGTCAGTAGGAACAAGAAGACTTTGGCGGGTATTATGAGGGAGCTGGATGATTATTTCCTGAAATCTTCTGATGGTGGCAAGGAAATAGCTGTTCTTCTCGACATCAACAGAGGAGACTCTCTCTACCATAATATAGGAGAAAGCAGCA GGAAGAGGTGCAATTCTGCGAAGGTCTTTAGCTCATTGTCTTGGAGTTGGTCTTCCAGATTGCTTCAGGCCAGCAGGGACTCTATAGAACTTCAAGGCCCCAGTGAAACTTGCAAATTTGGTGCCCTTTGCATCACACTAGACAAGCTTTCTGCTGAGGAACAAAAGCTTTATGAGGAAGTTAAG GAGGAAGAACTTGCAAAATTGGAGTATGAGAAGAAGACATTGTTACTGCAGAAACAAGAAGCTGAGGATCAAGAGTTGCCAAGGattgagaaaaccaagttgAGCATTGAGTGTTTGCAGTCTGACATCATGTGTTTACAACAATCAATAAGTAGGACGTGTGGATCGATATTGAAGCTTAGAGATGAGGAGCTGCATCCTCAGCTTGTTGAGTTATCATTAGG GTTGATGCACATGTGGAGAAAAATGTATGAATGTCATCAAGTGCAGAACCATATTGCCCAGCAAATGTGCCATCTCACTAATCATCCCAATGCAGATCCCACAACAGACTACCATCGCCAGGCAACAGCCCAACTTGAAACAGAGGTCACTGCCTGGTACAATAGCTTTTGTGATCTCCTCGGATCTCAGCGGGAGTATGTACGAGCCCTCAACAGGTGGGTCCAACTCACAGACTGTCTAAAGGATGACCAACAACAAAGTGACCACCCATGTGAGGTCCAGGCCCTCTGTGAAGAATGGCAGCTTGCCCTTGACAGGTTGCCAGACAAG GTAGCCTCTGAAGCCATTAAGAGCTTTGTGTCAGTCATCCACTCCATAATCTTGCAGCAGGCTGAAGAAcgtgaattgaagaagaagtctGATCGTCTTGAGAGAAGGCTGCATAAGGAATTGAACTCCCTGTGCGAAATGGAGCTGAAGCTTGATGTTAACTTCACTGGAAATGCAGATTCCACCTTGAGTCTTAAGCATCCTTTATCAGTAAAGCGTTCTAAGACTGAGGCCTTTAAGAAGCGGGTAGAGGATGAGAAGGCAAAATATTTAAACTCAGTCCAGGTCAGTCAGGCCATGACCCTGAATAACCTACAAACAAGCCTCCCAAATGTCTTCCAGGCATTAACTGGATTCTCAAGTGTGTGCACTCAGGCTTTTGAAGCTATTCATAGCTGTGCTTCATCGAGAGCTTGTCATGATGGAGCATTGTAG
- the LOC122652390 gene encoding protein ALTERED PHOSPHATE STARVATION RESPONSE 1-like isoform X2 gives MGCVASRIDKEERVQRCKERKRLMKQLVRFREQFAAAQIAYLQTLKNTGITLRQFTESETLELEDTPFGFALPPSPPPLPPSPPPPPPPPPPLSPDLRKVVKAEEEKDVVQEESIEIDEESSCTTPPPPPIPNSSWDFWDPFGPSSSSPQKSEVIQQEEEEDWAETKTEFDEEEQVEEVAADIVLNSLPEKPSVAELIDDCSSMVSWYTKDTADMAMVVSRNKKTLAGIMRELDDYFLKSSDGGKEIAVLLDINRGDSLYHNIGESSRKRCNSAKVFSSLSWSWSSRLLQASRDSIELQGPSETCKFGALCITLDKLSAEEQKLYEEVKEEELAKLEYEKKTLLLQKQEAEDQELPRIEKTKLSIECLQSDIMCLQQSISRTCGSILKLRDEELHPQLVELSLGLMHMWRKMYECHQVQNHIAQQMCHLTNHPNADPTTDYHRQATAQLETEVTAWYNSFCDLLGSQREYVRALNRWVQLTDCLKDDQQQSDHPCEVQALCEEWQLALDRLPDKVASEAIKSFVSVIHSIILQQAEERELKKKSDRLERRLHKELNSLCEMELKLDVNFTGNADSTLSLKHPLSVKRSKTEAFKKRVEDEKAKYLNSVQVSQAMTLNNLQTSLPNVFQALTGFSSVCTQAFEAIHSCASSRACHDGAL, from the exons ATGGGTTGTGTTGCTTCGAGGATCGACAAGGAAGAGAGAGTGCAGAGATGCAAGGAGAGGAAGAGGCTGATGAAGCAATTAGTTCGGTTTCGTGAACAATTTGCTGCTGCCCAGATTGCTTATTTGCAAACTCTGAAGAACACAGGCATCACACTTCGGCAATTCACTGAATCAGAAACGTTGGAGCTCGAAGATACCCCATTTGGCTTTGCATTGCCTCCATCCCCTCCTCCTCTGCCTCCTTCACCtccacccccacctccacctccacctcctttAAGCCCTGACTTGAGGAAGGTTGTGAAggcagaggaagaaaaagatgtTGTTCAAGAAGAAAGCATTGAGATTGATGAGGAGAGCAGCTGCACAACGCCGCCACCTCCCCCGATTCCAAACTCATCTTGGGATTTCTGGGACCCTTTtgggccttcttcttcttctcca CAGAAGAGTGAAGTAATCCAgcaggaagaggaggaggattgGGCAGAGACTAAGAcagaatttgatgaagaagagCAAGTGGAGGAAGTTGCAGCTGATATTGTTCTGAATTCACTTCCAGAGAAGCCTTCAGTGGCGGAGCTCATTGATGATTGTTCTTCAATGGTGAGCTGGTATACTAAGGATACTGCAGATATGGCCATGGTGGTCAGTAGGAACAAGAAGACTTTGGCGGGTATTATGAGGGAGCTGGATGATTATTTCCTGAAATCTTCTGATGGTGGCAAGGAAATAGCTGTTCTTCTCGACATCAACAGAGGAGACTCTCTCTACCATAATATAGGAGAAAGCAGCA GGAAGAGGTGCAATTCTGCGAAGGTCTTTAGCTCATTGTCTTGGAGTTGGTCTTCCAGATTGCTTCAGGCCAGCAGGGACTCTATAGAACTTCAAGGCCCCAGTGAAACTTGCAAATTTGGTGCCCTTTGCATCACACTAGACAAGCTTTCTGCTGAGGAACAAAAGCTTTATGAGGAAGTTAAG GAGGAAGAACTTGCAAAATTGGAGTATGAGAAGAAGACATTGTTACTGCAGAAACAAGAAGCTGAGGATCAAGAGTTGCCAAGGattgagaaaaccaagttgAGCATTGAGTGTTTGCAGTCTGACATCATGTGTTTACAACAATCAATAAGTAGGACGTGTGGATCGATATTGAAGCTTAGAGATGAGGAGCTGCATCCTCAGCTTGTTGAGTTATCATTAGG GTTGATGCACATGTGGAGAAAAATGTATGAATGTCATCAAGTGCAGAACCATATTGCCCAGCAAATGTGCCATCTCACTAATCATCCCAATGCAGATCCCACAACAGACTACCATCGCCAGGCAACAGCCCAACTTGAAACAGAGGTCACTGCCTGGTACAATAGCTTTTGTGATCTCCTCGGATCTCAGCGGGAGTATGTACGAGCCCTCAACAGGTGGGTCCAACTCACAGACTGTCTAAAGGATGACCAACAACAAAGTGACCACCCATGTGAGGTCCAGGCCCTCTGTGAAGAATGGCAGCTTGCCCTTGACAGGTTGCCAGACAAG GTAGCCTCTGAAGCCATTAAGAGCTTTGTGTCAGTCATCCACTCCATAATCTTGCAGCAGGCTGAAGAAcgtgaattgaagaagaagtctGATCGTCTTGAGAGAAGGCTGCATAAGGAATTGAACTCCCTGTGCGAAATGGAGCTGAAGCTTGATGTTAACTTCACTGGAAATGCAGATTCCACCTTGAGTCTTAAGCATCCTTTATCAGTAAAGCGTTCTAAGACTGAGGCCTTTAAGAAGCGGGTAGAGGATGAGAAGGCAAAATATTTAAACTCAGTCCAGGTCAGTCAGGCCATGACCCTGAATAACCTACAAACAAGCCTCCCAAATGTCTTCCAGGCATTAACTGGATTCTCAAGTGTGTGCACTCAGGCTTTTGAAGCTATTCATAGCTGTGCTTCATCGAGAGCTTGTCATGATGGAGCATTGTAG